One region of Gossypium raimondii isolate GPD5lz chromosome 6, ASM2569854v1, whole genome shotgun sequence genomic DNA includes:
- the LOC105771835 gene encoding uncharacterized protein LOC105771835: protein MLGCMGIDLALREEQLAPLIAASTPDAKRDFKRWDHSNRIILMIMKHNIIEAFRGTESEEITQAKCFLDEIEKCFAKKDKVKMTLLLTCLMSMKYKGQGNMMEYIMEMFHVASRLKALKIEISKKLLVLMVSVSLLTQFNQFKNS from the coding sequence ATGCTTGGTTGTATGGGCATAGACCTTGCATTAAGGGAAGAACAACTTGCACCTCTCATTGCAGCAAGCACCCCTGATGCCAAAAGGGATTTTAAGAGGTGGGATCATTCAAACCGCATAATTCTAATGATCATGAAGCACAACATTATAGAAGCCTTTAGGGGCACAGAATCTGAAGAGATTACTCAAGCCAAGTGTTTccttgatgaaattgagaaatgtttTGCCAAAAAAGATAAGGTTAAGATGACATTACTTCTGACTTGTTTGATGTCTATGAAGTATAAGGGTCAAGGAAACATGATGGAGTATATTATGGAGATGTTCCATGTTGCTTCAAGACTTAAGGCACTTAAGATCGAGATTTCTAAGAAATTGCTTGTTCTTATGGTTTCAGTATCGCTTCTTACACagtttaaccaatttaaaaatagttaa